Proteins from a single region of Antechinus flavipes isolate AdamAnt ecotype Samford, QLD, Australia chromosome 2, AdamAnt_v2, whole genome shotgun sequence:
- the RPS24 gene encoding 40S ribosomal protein S24 isoform X4, with protein MNDTVTIRTRKFMTNRLLQRKQMVIDVLHPGKATVPKTEIREKLAKMYKTTPDVIFVFGFRTHFGGGKTTGFGMIYDSLDYAKKNEPKHRLARHGLYEKKKTSRKQRKERKNRMKKVRGTAKANVGAGKKKD; from the exons ATG AATGACACTGTAACCATCAGAACCAGGAAGTTCATGACAAACAGACTTCTTCAGCGAAAACAGATG GTTATAGATGTCCTTCATCCTGGAAAGGCCACAGTGCCCAAGACTGAAATTCGAGAAAAACTGGCTAAGATGTACAAGACAACTCCAGAcgtcatttttgtctttggattcaGAACCCATTTTGGTGGTGGCAAAACAACAGGCTTTGGCATGATTTATGATTCCCTTGACtatgcaaagaaaaatgaaccaaaaCACAGACTTGCAAGG CATGGCCTgtatgagaagaaaaagacatcCAGAAAGCAGCGAAAGGAACGCAAAAACAGAATGAAGAAAGTCAGGGGTACTGCAAAGGCAAATGTTGGTGCTGGCAAAAAG aaGGACTAA
- the RPS24 gene encoding 40S ribosomal protein S24 isoform X1, protein MLKLAGNRAPRANDTVTIRTRKFMTNRLLQRKQMVIDVLHPGKATVPKTEIREKLAKMYKTTPDVIFVFGFRTHFGGGKTTGFGMIYDSLDYAKKNEPKHRLARHGLYEKKKTSRKQRKERKNRMKKVRGTAKANVGAGKKKD, encoded by the exons ATGTTGAAACTAGCCGGGAACCGCGCTCCAAGAGCG AATGACACTGTAACCATCAGAACCAGGAAGTTCATGACAAACAGACTTCTTCAGCGAAAACAGATG GTTATAGATGTCCTTCATCCTGGAAAGGCCACAGTGCCCAAGACTGAAATTCGAGAAAAACTGGCTAAGATGTACAAGACAACTCCAGAcgtcatttttgtctttggattcaGAACCCATTTTGGTGGTGGCAAAACAACAGGCTTTGGCATGATTTATGATTCCCTTGACtatgcaaagaaaaatgaaccaaaaCACAGACTTGCAAGG CATGGCCTgtatgagaagaaaaagacatcCAGAAAGCAGCGAAAGGAACGCAAAAACAGAATGAAGAAAGTCAGGGGTACTGCAAAGGCAAATGTTGGTGCTGGCAAAAAG aaGGACTAA
- the RPS24 gene encoding 40S ribosomal protein S24 isoform X3 — translation MLKLAGNRAPRANDTVTIRTRKFMTNRLLQRKQMVIDVLHPGKATVPKTEIREKLAKMYKTTPDVIFVFGFRTHFGGGKTTGFGMIYDSLDYAKKNEPKHRLARHGLYEKKKTSRKQRKERKNRMKKVRGTAKANVGAGKK, via the exons ATGTTGAAACTAGCCGGGAACCGCGCTCCAAGAGCG AATGACACTGTAACCATCAGAACCAGGAAGTTCATGACAAACAGACTTCTTCAGCGAAAACAGATG GTTATAGATGTCCTTCATCCTGGAAAGGCCACAGTGCCCAAGACTGAAATTCGAGAAAAACTGGCTAAGATGTACAAGACAACTCCAGAcgtcatttttgtctttggattcaGAACCCATTTTGGTGGTGGCAAAACAACAGGCTTTGGCATGATTTATGATTCCCTTGACtatgcaaagaaaaatgaaccaaaaCACAGACTTGCAAGG CATGGCCTgtatgagaagaaaaagacatcCAGAAAGCAGCGAAAGGAACGCAAAAACAGAATGAAGAAAGTCAGGGGTACTGCAAAGGCAAATGTTGGTGCTGGCAAAAAG TGA
- the RPS24 gene encoding 40S ribosomal protein S24 isoform X2, translating to MLKLAGNRAPRANDTVTIRTRKFMTNRLLQRKQMVIDVLHPGKATVPKTEIREKLAKMYKTTPDVIFVFGFRTHFGGGKTTGFGMIYDSLDYAKKNEPKHRLARHGLYEKKKTSRKQRKERKNRMKKVRGTAKANVGAGKKK from the exons ATGTTGAAACTAGCCGGGAACCGCGCTCCAAGAGCG AATGACACTGTAACCATCAGAACCAGGAAGTTCATGACAAACAGACTTCTTCAGCGAAAACAGATG GTTATAGATGTCCTTCATCCTGGAAAGGCCACAGTGCCCAAGACTGAAATTCGAGAAAAACTGGCTAAGATGTACAAGACAACTCCAGAcgtcatttttgtctttggattcaGAACCCATTTTGGTGGTGGCAAAACAACAGGCTTTGGCATGATTTATGATTCCCTTGACtatgcaaagaaaaatgaaccaaaaCACAGACTTGCAAGG CATGGCCTgtatgagaagaaaaagacatcCAGAAAGCAGCGAAAGGAACGCAAAAACAGAATGAAGAAAGTCAGGGGTACTGCAAAGGCAAATGTTGGTGCTGGCAAAAAG AAATGA